A DNA window from Meiothermus cerbereus DSM 11376 contains the following coding sequences:
- a CDS encoding peptidoglycan DD-metalloendopeptidase family protein has translation MRWAILGVLAWSMALAHYAAPLPDERIAKPAQQFGLPLQGPPGPNTWLLGQLYGNTTGAYRQRNSGYRAGQGIHFGLDFSARCGTPVVAIGDGVVVEVDGPHGSPPHNLVIDHGNGLASLYGHLLERPPLRVGARVRRGQVVGKVGDSQLSCTAAPHLHLEIRDSSHQRFFNPIPYIAADWPTLSLVGGFSRGFQRDLDNPRRWQHPDQQPQARRGGPLLNDYKRPWPSLQITPTQPRLLSGGFTGLPGTARFSTVQPARNRSPTPRRLTSGGCCVNPIWGPDSATVLFIDKPEPSAPAAFYGVSMGQSESPKPLLPIAFYNPSFTYALLPGAPSLVERLSDGQRFYIHTQGGNVAWSPSSRQLAWNTTEPVGNFDRRRSEVWVAALGKAPVRVATLYGGGLTGWLDENTLLLTGKRAPEDALRNLETLHLKSSERRVLASASAMRSVLPSPDGRWVAYYVAFDRPERNGLFVVSRGGQGQRLDWFGSYRWRDARRLVYIPLLLGQPTHRLFEYDLQSRTSRLLADLGTQVSHDQWQVSPDGQRLVFLSSRDRNLWVLELP, from the coding sequence ATGCGATGGGCAATTTTGGGAGTGTTGGCTTGGAGTATGGCCCTGGCTCACTACGCCGCTCCCCTCCCCGACGAGCGAATCGCCAAGCCCGCACAGCAATTTGGCCTGCCGCTGCAAGGCCCGCCCGGCCCCAACACCTGGCTCTTGGGTCAGCTTTACGGCAACACCACCGGGGCCTACCGCCAGCGGAACAGCGGCTACCGGGCCGGACAGGGGATTCACTTTGGCCTGGACTTTTCGGCCCGCTGTGGCACGCCCGTGGTGGCCATTGGGGATGGGGTGGTGGTAGAGGTGGACGGGCCGCACGGGTCTCCACCGCACAACCTGGTCATTGACCACGGCAACGGGCTGGCCAGTCTGTACGGCCATCTGCTCGAGCGCCCCCCTTTGCGGGTGGGGGCCAGGGTACGGCGCGGGCAGGTGGTGGGCAAGGTGGGCGATTCGCAGCTAAGCTGCACCGCCGCCCCACACCTGCACCTGGAAATCCGCGACAGCTCCCACCAGCGCTTTTTTAACCCCATTCCCTATATCGCCGCCGACTGGCCGACCCTAAGCCTGGTGGGGGGGTTCTCGAGGGGCTTCCAGCGCGACCTGGACAACCCCCGCCGCTGGCAGCACCCCGACCAGCAGCCACAAGCCCGCCGGGGCGGCCCCCTGCTCAACGACTACAAGCGCCCCTGGCCATCGCTTCAGATAACCCCGACCCAGCCCAGGCTGCTTTCCGGGGGTTTTACCGGTCTGCCTGGCACGGCCCGGTTTTCCACTGTGCAGCCAGCCCGCAACCGCTCCCCCACACCCCGCCGCCTCACCTCCGGCGGCTGTTGCGTGAACCCCATCTGGGGCCCCGACTCCGCTACGGTGCTGTTCATAGATAAGCCCGAGCCAAGCGCCCCTGCCGCCTTCTATGGGGTCTCCATGGGGCAGTCCGAAAGCCCCAAACCCCTGCTTCCCATCGCTTTTTACAACCCCAGTTTTACTTACGCCCTGCTGCCCGGAGCGCCCAGCCTGGTGGAGCGCCTGTCGGATGGGCAGCGCTTTTACATCCACACCCAGGGTGGCAACGTGGCCTGGTCGCCCAGCAGCCGACAGTTGGCCTGGAACACCACCGAGCCAGTCGGCAACTTCGACCGGCGTCGCTCCGAGGTCTGGGTGGCTGCGCTGGGGAAAGCGCCTGTGCGCGTGGCAACCCTCTACGGCGGGGGCCTGACCGGCTGGCTGGACGAGAATACCCTTTTGCTCACCGGCAAACGCGCCCCAGAGGATGCCCTGCGCAACCTCGAGACCCTGCACCTCAAGAGCAGCGAACGCCGTGTACTTGCCAGTGCGTCTGCCATGCGCAGCGTCCTGCCCAGCCCCGATGGGCGCTGGGTGGCCTACTATGTGGCCTTCGACCGCCCGGAGCGCAACGGCCTGTTTGTCGTCTCTCGCGGGGGCCAAGGCCAGCGCCTGGACTGGTTTGGCTCCTACCGCTGGCGCGACGCCCGGCGCCTGGTATACATTCCGCTGCTGCTGGGCCAGCCCACCCACCGCCTCTTCGAGTACGACCTGCAAAGCCGCACCTCCCGCCTGCTGGCCGACCTGGGCACCCAGGTCTCACACGACCAGTGGCAGGTATCGCCCGACGGGCAGCGCCTGGTGTTTCTGAGCAGCCGCGACCGCAACCTGTGGGTGTTGGAGTTGCCCTAG
- a CDS encoding DNA topoisomerase subunit B has product MSTEVTASYDASAIKVLKGLEGVRHRPAMYIGGTQADGYHHLFKEILDNAVDEALAGFATEIVTTLHPDGSITVEDNGRGIPVDIMPEEQKPAVEVIYTVLHAGGKFEEGAYKVSGGLHGVGASVVNALSVYTRVEVFRDGKHYLIEFSRGEVTKPLQLVGEAPKGKRGTRVTFMPDPEIFGPDQRFESSRLRVRLREVSFLVAGLKLVFKDEIHQKEEVFFDKGGVASFARFRADGEELLYDKPVLLQGQVDSVGVEVGLIHTKGYSVNLVSFANMIPTVDGGTHVSGFKTAYTRAINAYAKKAGLVKDLEPTGDDLLEGLSCVISVKIPQPQFEGQTKGKLLNPEAGTAVSKVVYEKFSEYLEENPRIAKTIYEKAQRAAQAREAARKARELVRRANPLESDDLPGKLADCQSEDPAEAELFIVEGDSAGGSAKSGRDRRFQAILPLRGKILNVEKAGLNKALKNAEVRAMVAAIGAGIGGKDNEEAHFNIEDLRYHKIIIMTDADVDGSHIRTLLLTFFYRYMRPIIEQGYLYVAQPPLYGLRVGKSKHMEYIFDDEALKKALASIGDKPYEIQRFKGLGEMNAEQLWETTMDPAKRVLKKVEMHDASYAAQIFDDLMGSDVQPRREFIEENARYAKIEV; this is encoded by the coding sequence GTGAGCACTGAAGTTACTGCCAGCTACGACGCATCTGCAATTAAGGTTCTGAAAGGTCTGGAGGGGGTTCGCCACCGCCCGGCCATGTACATTGGTGGCACCCAGGCCGATGGGTACCACCACCTGTTCAAGGAGATCCTCGACAACGCGGTAGACGAAGCCCTGGCCGGTTTCGCCACCGAGATCGTTACCACCCTCCACCCCGATGGCTCCATTACGGTTGAGGACAACGGACGTGGGATTCCGGTAGACATTATGCCGGAAGAGCAAAAGCCTGCAGTAGAGGTGATTTATACCGTACTGCACGCTGGGGGTAAGTTCGAGGAGGGCGCTTACAAAGTTTCGGGGGGGTTGCACGGGGTGGGGGCCAGCGTGGTGAACGCCCTATCGGTGTATACCCGGGTGGAGGTCTTCCGCGATGGCAAGCACTACCTGATTGAATTCAGCCGGGGGGAAGTTACCAAGCCCTTGCAGCTGGTGGGTGAGGCCCCCAAGGGAAAACGCGGCACCCGCGTCACCTTCATGCCCGACCCAGAGATTTTTGGCCCGGATCAGAGGTTCGAATCCAGCCGCTTGCGGGTGCGCTTGCGCGAAGTCTCTTTTTTGGTGGCCGGTCTCAAGCTGGTTTTTAAGGATGAGATTCACCAAAAGGAGGAGGTTTTCTTCGATAAAGGGGGGGTGGCCTCTTTTGCCAGGTTTCGCGCCGATGGCGAAGAACTGCTCTACGACAAGCCGGTGCTCCTGCAGGGCCAGGTGGATTCGGTGGGGGTGGAGGTTGGCCTGATCCATACCAAGGGCTACAGCGTTAACCTGGTTAGCTTTGCCAACATGATTCCCACGGTGGATGGGGGTACCCATGTTTCGGGCTTCAAGACCGCCTACACCCGGGCCATCAACGCCTATGCCAAAAAAGCGGGCTTGGTCAAAGACTTAGAACCCACCGGCGACGACCTGCTGGAAGGCCTTTCCTGCGTGATCTCGGTCAAGATTCCTCAGCCGCAGTTCGAGGGTCAGACCAAGGGCAAGCTCCTGAACCCCGAGGCCGGTACGGCGGTAAGCAAGGTGGTGTACGAAAAGTTTTCCGAGTACCTCGAGGAAAACCCCCGCATCGCCAAAACCATCTACGAAAAAGCCCAGCGGGCGGCCCAGGCCCGCGAGGCGGCCCGCAAGGCCCGCGAGCTGGTGCGCCGGGCCAACCCCCTCGAGTCCGACGACCTGCCCGGCAAGCTGGCCGACTGCCAGTCGGAAGACCCCGCCGAAGCTGAGTTGTTCATCGTAGAGGGTGACTCGGCGGGCGGCAGTGCCAAGAGCGGGCGCGACCGCCGTTTTCAGGCCATCCTGCCTTTGCGCGGCAAAATTCTAAACGTCGAGAAGGCCGGTCTGAACAAGGCCCTCAAAAACGCCGAGGTGCGGGCCATGGTGGCGGCCATTGGCGCGGGCATTGGCGGCAAGGACAACGAGGAAGCCCACTTCAACATCGAAGACCTGCGCTACCACAAGATCATCATCATGACCGATGCCGATGTGGACGGCTCACACATCCGCACCCTGCTTTTGACCTTCTTCTACCGCTACATGCGCCCCATCATCGAGCAGGGCTATCTGTATGTGGCCCAGCCGCCCCTGTATGGCCTGCGGGTGGGCAAGAGCAAGCATATGGAGTACATCTTTGACGACGAGGCCCTCAAAAAAGCCCTGGCCAGCATCGGCGACAAGCCCTACGAGATCCAGCGTTTCAAGGGCCTGGGCGAGATGAACGCCGAGCAGCTCTGGGAGACCACCATGGACCCCGCCAAGCGGGTCTTGAAAAAAGTAGAGATGCACGATGCTTCCTACGCGGCCCAGATTTTTGACGACCTGATGGGCTCGGACGTGCAACCCCGCCGCGAGTTCATCGAAGAGAACGCCCGCTACGCGAAGATCGAAGTCTAG
- a CDS encoding lipid-A-disaccharide synthase-related protein → MKQVVLISNGHGEDIIGAALAKELGALGYEVRAVPLVGQGQAYRRAGIPTLGPCKELPSGGFALQSAGAVWADIRAGWFSMSRAQYRAVRMAAQRALATLVVGDVYALGVGAVFGGRPLFLMQCRSSLRVGGRPYSVTERLLMRRAARVYPREPEGAAWLKARGVPQACYLGNPMLDALDGGPLELPPPYLLLLPGSREDAYQSLPLMLEACRRLRDTALTPVVAWAGLPLERLRLEGFELEATGSGEGVTHQLCHPDGTVVYLTQRAFRSALLGSRVALSTSGTAAEQAAGYGVPLVGFPTRGPQYTPLFAEVQKRLLGEALTLTAPNPEALARGVLELLASEERRERARAAGKAAMGEPGAAARIALDIHQHLQAIVSEPAQSRSR, encoded by the coding sequence ATGAAGCAGGTTGTTCTGATATCCAATGGCCACGGCGAGGACATCATCGGGGCCGCCCTGGCCAAGGAACTAGGCGCCCTGGGCTACGAGGTTCGGGCGGTGCCGCTGGTGGGCCAGGGCCAGGCCTACCGGCGGGCCGGTATCCCCACGCTGGGTCCGTGCAAGGAACTGCCCTCGGGGGGGTTCGCCCTGCAGAGTGCGGGGGCGGTCTGGGCCGATATCCGGGCTGGCTGGTTCTCGATGAGCCGGGCCCAGTACCGGGCGGTGCGGATGGCGGCCCAGAGGGCCCTAGCTACGCTGGTGGTGGGGGATGTGTACGCTTTGGGGGTGGGCGCGGTGTTTGGGGGTCGCCCGCTTTTCTTGATGCAGTGCCGCTCCTCGCTGCGGGTGGGAGGACGCCCCTACAGCGTGACCGAGCGCCTCCTGATGCGCCGAGCGGCCAGGGTCTACCCCCGCGAGCCCGAAGGGGCGGCCTGGTTGAAGGCTCGAGGCGTCCCCCAGGCCTGCTACCTGGGTAACCCCATGCTGGACGCCCTGGACGGTGGGCCGCTCGAGCTTCCCCCGCCGTATCTGCTGCTGCTGCCCGGCTCGCGCGAAGATGCCTACCAGAGCCTGCCTTTAATGCTCGAGGCCTGCCGCCGCCTGCGCGACACGGCCCTGACCCCGGTGGTGGCCTGGGCGGGGCTGCCGCTAGAGAGGCTGCGGCTGGAGGGCTTTGAGCTCGAGGCCACCGGTTCAGGCGAGGGTGTTACCCACCAGCTTTGCCACCCCGATGGAACTGTGGTTTATCTAACCCAGCGGGCCTTTAGGTCGGCCCTGCTGGGCTCGAGGGTGGCCCTCTCCACCAGCGGGACGGCAGCCGAGCAGGCGGCGGGCTACGGGGTGCCGTTGGTGGGCTTTCCCACCCGCGGGCCGCAGTACACCCCGCTGTTTGCTGAGGTGCAAAAACGCCTGCTGGGGGAGGCCTTGACCCTCACCGCGCCAAACCCCGAAGCCCTGGCCCGGGGCGTGCTCGAGCTCCTTGCCTCCGAAGAGCGGCGGGAACGGGCCAGAGCTGCCGGGAAAGCCGCCATGGGCGAGCCCGGCGCTGCGGCGCGGATTGCCCTGGACATACACCAGCACCTCCAGGCTATTGTGTCGGAACCCGCGCAATCCCGGTCTCGATAA
- the trpD gene encoding anthranilate phosphoribosyltransferase codes for MDELKKALLAEPLSQAEAHALMKRIMAGDLTPVQTAGVLMALRTRGETPEEIAGFAAGMREAAVRVETRRQPLLDIVGTGGVAPEAFNISTTTCFVVAAGGVAVAKHGNRAASSKSGSFDLIEALGIRIDIPPAKVAEAIETVGLGFLFARSHHPAMRYVAPVRAELGVRTVFNLLGPLTNPAFASLNLVGVSSPGLVEPFARVLRDLGSRRALVVHGRMVRTEGFADAPLSGQTADAAVHRADAPLSGQTAGAAVHLEDDPLSGQTAKAAVHLEAIDELALGENVVAELRDGQIRTYTLRPEEVGLQPAPYQAIGGGSAAENALEARAILGGQQRGPKRDAVALNAGAAFYLAGQVESVAEGVRLAQQLLDEGAGLEVLERLVRLTQA; via the coding sequence GTGGACGAACTTAAAAAAGCCCTTCTGGCCGAGCCCTTATCCCAGGCCGAAGCCCATGCCCTGATGAAGCGGATTATGGCCGGCGACCTGACCCCGGTGCAGACCGCCGGGGTACTGATGGCCCTGCGTACAAGGGGCGAAACCCCCGAGGAAATTGCCGGCTTCGCAGCCGGAATGCGCGAGGCCGCGGTGCGGGTGGAAACCCGCCGCCAGCCCCTGCTGGACATCGTGGGCACCGGAGGGGTGGCCCCCGAGGCCTTTAATATCTCCACCACCACCTGCTTTGTGGTGGCCGCGGGCGGGGTGGCGGTAGCCAAGCACGGCAACCGGGCGGCCTCCTCCAAGTCCGGCTCGTTCGATTTGATTGAGGCCCTGGGCATCCGCATTGATATTCCCCCGGCCAAGGTGGCCGAGGCTATCGAGACAGTGGGCCTGGGCTTTTTGTTTGCCCGCAGCCACCATCCGGCCATGCGCTATGTGGCCCCGGTGCGGGCCGAGCTGGGGGTGCGTACGGTGTTCAACCTGCTGGGCCCCCTGACCAACCCGGCCTTTGCCAGCCTGAACCTGGTGGGGGTAAGCAGCCCAGGGCTGGTGGAACCTTTTGCCCGGGTCTTGCGTGACCTGGGCAGCCGCCGGGCGCTGGTGGTGCATGGCCGGATGGTGCGGACGGAGGGCTTTGCGGACGCTCCCCTATCGGGACAGACGGCTGACGCCGCTGTTCACCGAGCGGACGCTCCCCTATCGGGACAGACGGCTGGCGCCGCTGTTCACCTGGAGGACGATCCCCTATCGGGACAGACGGCCAAGGCCGCTGTTCACCTGGAGGCCATCGACGAGCTGGCCCTGGGCGAAAATGTGGTGGCCGAGTTGAGGGACGGCCAGATTCGCACCTACACCCTGCGGCCCGAAGAGGTGGGGTTGCAGCCTGCCCCCTACCAGGCGATTGGTGGCGGAAGTGCAGCCGAGAACGCGCTTGAGGCACGGGCCATTTTGGGCGGCCAGCAGCGGGGGCCCAAGCGCGATGCGGTGGCTTTGAACGCCGGGGCAGCATTTTACCTGGCAGGCCAGGTAGAAAGCGTGGCCGAGGGGGTTCGGCTGGCCCAGCAACTGCTGGATGAAGGGGCAGGGCTGGAGGTGCTGGAGCGCCTGGTTCGGCTTACCCAAGCATGA
- a CDS encoding glycosyltransferase family 2 protein: MAEPLVYILVLNYRAWRDTLLCLKALERLEYPNYRLLVLDNASDNDAVAQLRAAYPGLEIVELKRNLGFAGGNNVGLRQALAEGADYVWLLNPDTIPEPEALSAMVGLAEQDPRIGAVGSVLLDMDNPQQVQAWGGGEVVLFWGLIRLLTHPRQAARLSYISGASLLVRRRALEQVGLLDEGFFMYGEDCDYGLRLRKAGFLLAVAPQARVRHKGGTSWHGSLQADENFAAYNVRLFRKHAPWPRLAVAGYTLFWLAEYSLRGRFDKVGALWRGLRRGWQLPL, translated from the coding sequence GTGGCTGAACCGCTGGTCTATATCCTGGTGCTCAACTACCGGGCCTGGCGCGATACGCTGCTATGCCTGAAGGCCTTGGAGCGGCTCGAGTACCCCAATTACCGCCTACTGGTGCTGGACAACGCCTCCGACAACGATGCCGTGGCCCAGCTGCGGGCGGCCTATCCAGGGTTAGAGATCGTGGAGCTAAAGCGCAATCTGGGCTTTGCGGGCGGCAACAACGTAGGCCTCCGCCAGGCCCTGGCCGAAGGGGCCGACTACGTCTGGCTGTTGAACCCCGATACCATCCCCGAGCCAGAGGCCCTCTCGGCCATGGTGGGCCTGGCCGAGCAAGACCCCCGCATCGGTGCGGTGGGTTCGGTGCTATTGGATATGGACAACCCCCAGCAGGTACAGGCCTGGGGTGGGGGCGAGGTGGTGCTCTTCTGGGGGCTCATCCGCCTGCTGACCCACCCCCGCCAGGCAGCGCGGCTCTCCTATATCAGCGGGGCCAGCCTGCTGGTGCGCCGGAGGGCGCTGGAGCAGGTGGGCCTGCTGGACGAGGGGTTTTTCATGTACGGCGAGGACTGCGACTACGGCCTGCGCCTGCGCAAAGCGGGGTTCCTGCTGGCGGTGGCCCCACAGGCCCGGGTGCGGCATAAAGGCGGCACCTCCTGGCATGGAAGCCTGCAGGCCGACGAAAACTTCGCCGCCTACAACGTGCGGCTGTTTCGCAAGCACGCCCCCTGGCCCAGGCTGGCGGTGGCCGGGTACACCCTTTTTTGGCTGGCCGAGTACAGCCTGCGGGGCCGTTTCGACAAGGTGGGGGCCCTCTGGCGGGGCCTCCGGCGGGGCTGGCAGCTCCCGCTCTAG
- a CDS encoding glycosyltransferase family 2 protein: MEPTFSVVIPTFNRAQLLARTVQAFLAQEGVSFELIVVDDGSSDPTPEVLAGFRDPRLRVLRQPNAGLAAARNAGLAQAQGRYVLFNDDDVVPEAGFLRAHLGLHQRYKGAAGVSRTYVPEALGHTPFTRFWRARAEAGVRGKADGAPLGWGGFWFTSLSLPLKLAEAFAPFRGYGWEEHELGWRLWRKGVRPRLVAGARAAHEDRVDLDTMLAKARSMGRVAWEFYRLHPSVQVAFWTGVHPLSRAYKRWAYPWARAESFLKQRDWEQGAGAFAIYRFLLEAAYTQGLLEGQGG; the protein is encoded by the coding sequence ATGGAACCCACCTTCAGCGTCGTGATTCCCACCTTCAACCGGGCCCAGCTGCTGGCCCGCACCGTGCAGGCCTTTCTGGCCCAGGAGGGGGTTTCCTTTGAGCTGATCGTGGTAGACGACGGCTCCAGCGACCCCACCCCCGAGGTGCTGGCCGGGTTTCGCGACCCCCGCCTACGGGTGCTGCGCCAGCCCAATGCGGGGCTGGCGGCGGCCCGCAATGCGGGGCTGGCCCAGGCCCAGGGCCGCTACGTGCTCTTCAACGACGACGACGTAGTGCCCGAAGCCGGGTTCTTGCGGGCCCACCTGGGCCTGCACCAGCGCTACAAAGGGGCCGCCGGGGTCAGCCGCACCTACGTTCCCGAGGCCCTGGGGCACACCCCCTTCACCCGTTTCTGGCGCGCAAGGGCCGAAGCGGGGGTGCGGGGTAAGGCCGATGGCGCCCCTTTGGGCTGGGGCGGGTTCTGGTTCACCAGCCTTTCTTTGCCGCTAAAGCTGGCCGAGGCCTTTGCGCCTTTTAGGGGCTATGGTTGGGAGGAGCACGAGCTGGGCTGGCGGCTCTGGCGCAAAGGGGTGCGGCCACGCCTGGTGGCAGGAGCCCGCGCTGCACATGAAGATCGAGTAGATTTGGACACCATGCTGGCCAAGGCGCGCAGCATGGGGCGGGTGGCCTGGGAGTTTTACCGCCTTCATCCCAGTGTGCAGGTGGCCTTCTGGACGGGTGTACACCCCCTTTCGCGGGCCTACAAGCGCTGGGCCTACCCCTGGGCCAGGGCCGAGTCGTTCCTAAAGCAGCGCGACTGGGAGCAAGGGGCAGGGGCTTTCGCGATCTACCGATTTTTACTCGAGGCCGCCTATACCCAGGGACTGTTGGAGGGCCAGGGTGGCTGA
- a CDS encoding glycosyltransferase family 2 protein — translation MISVIVPTHNRRGLLEKKLRALETQQGEFEVVVVADGCSDDTVDFLQTYQPPYPLELIQTPGLGAAGARNRGAEIARGDILLFSDDDVIPQPGWIEAHQKAQQKPRTVAVGRLELPLELRGSGAAELKGPRVFWWNITGNNTSMPKALFDEVGGYDPSFSSYGGEDPDLGYRLMKAGARLVFVREALALHEAFDYRSKAMEKARQAGAAHVRVWKKHNDPRIAWALGVHPALVALKLALLPSFKGLWGPRGDYELAYAWGASEAWNPPSAS, via the coding sequence ATGATTTCGGTAATTGTGCCCACCCACAACCGCCGCGGCTTGCTGGAAAAGAAGCTGCGCGCTCTGGAAACACAGCAAGGTGAGTTCGAGGTCGTTGTGGTGGCCGATGGCTGCAGCGACGATACTGTAGATTTTTTGCAAACCTACCAACCCCCCTACCCGCTCGAGCTGATCCAGACCCCGGGCCTGGGTGCCGCCGGGGCCCGCAACCGGGGGGCCGAAATCGCCAGGGGCGATATCCTGCTCTTTTCCGACGACGATGTGATACCCCAGCCTGGCTGGATTGAGGCGCACCAAAAAGCGCAGCAAAAGCCGCGCACGGTGGCCGTAGGACGCCTGGAGCTGCCCCTCGAGCTGCGCGGCAGCGGGGCGGCTGAGCTGAAGGGGCCCAGGGTTTTCTGGTGGAACATCACCGGCAACAACACCTCTATGCCCAAAGCCCTGTTCGACGAGGTGGGTGGTTACGACCCAAGCTTCAGCAGCTACGGCGGCGAGGACCCCGACCTGGGGTACCGCCTGATGAAAGCCGGGGCGCGGCTGGTGTTTGTGCGGGAGGCACTCGCGCTGCACGAGGCTTTTGATTACCGCAGCAAGGCCATGGAAAAGGCCCGCCAGGCGGGCGCGGCCCATGTGCGGGTGTGGAAAAAACACAACGACCCCCGAATCGCCTGGGCCCTGGGGGTGCACCCGGCCCTGGTGGCCTTGAAACTGGCCCTGCTTCCTTCCTTTAAAGGCCTTTGGGGGCCACGGGGCGATTACGAGCTGGCCTATGCCTGGGGGGCTTCGGAAGCATGGAACCCACCTTCAGCGTCGTGA
- a CDS encoding type II toxin-antitoxin system VapC family toxin, with translation MYLLDTNVWIGYLKGVPALVERIQAEPQICISSITLGELYYGARKSQRVEANLRRVEIIRDEIPYFGVDAVVAGVYGMIRADLERQGAPIGPNDLWIAAIAKAHDLVLVSRNQREFARIAGLRLEDWEHA, from the coding sequence ATGTACCTGCTGGACACCAATGTCTGGATTGGCTATCTGAAAGGGGTTCCTGCTTTGGTCGAGCGCATCCAGGCCGAGCCCCAGATTTGTATAAGCAGCATCACCTTGGGGGAGCTATATTACGGGGCCCGCAAGAGCCAGCGGGTGGAGGCCAACCTCCGGCGGGTGGAGATTATCCGCGACGAAATTCCCTACTTCGGAGTGGATGCGGTGGTGGCTGGGGTGTACGGGATGATTCGGGCCGATCTCGAGCGCCAGGGTGCACCGATTGGCCCCAACGACCTATGGATAGCGGCCATCGCCAAGGCCCACGATCTGGTACTGGTCTCGCGCAACCAGCGTGAGTTTGCCCGCATCGCTGGCCTACGGCTGGAAGACTGGGAGCACGCATGA
- a CDS encoding anthranilate synthase component II, translated as MIDNYDSFTYNLVQYLGELGARVTVWRNDQFRLEDIAGFNPDGIVVSPGPCTPKEAGLSVPLIRAYAPRYPILGVCLGHQSIGEAFGARVRRHKVIVHGKTSLISHDSTGVFAGLPTPLTATRYHSLVVEDLPEELEANAWYDEAGGRTVMGLRHRRYPTHGVQFHPESVLTEGGKQMLGNFLAML; from the coding sequence ATGATTGATAACTACGACTCCTTCACCTACAACCTGGTGCAGTACCTGGGCGAACTGGGGGCCCGGGTCACGGTCTGGCGCAACGATCAGTTCCGGCTCGAGGACATCGCCGGGTTCAACCCCGACGGCATCGTGGTGAGCCCAGGGCCCTGTACGCCCAAAGAGGCCGGGCTCTCGGTGCCCCTGATCCGGGCCTACGCCCCCAGGTACCCCATTCTGGGGGTCTGTCTGGGCCACCAGAGCATTGGGGAAGCCTTTGGCGCCAGGGTGCGGCGGCACAAGGTGATTGTCCACGGTAAGACCAGCCTCATCTCGCACGATAGCACCGGGGTTTTCGCTGGGCTGCCCACGCCCCTGACCGCCACCCGCTACCACTCGCTGGTGGTGGAAGACTTACCAGAGGAACTCGAGGCCAACGCCTGGTACGACGAAGCTGGGGGCCGTACCGTGATGGGCCTGCGCCACCGACGCTACCCCACCCACGGGGTGCAGTTTCACCCCGAGTCGGTGCTGACCGAGGGGGGCAAGCAGATGCTAGGGAATTTCCTAGCGATGCTTTGA
- a CDS encoding chorismate mutase — MNLEAINQQISAIDARIVVLLAQRARLAREAARLKQSPAQIEARDRQEQIIHQVRYMAEHQGISPGMAERIYRTILAEFVAMEKREAGL, encoded by the coding sequence ATGAACCTCGAGGCCATTAACCAGCAGATTAGTGCCATAGATGCGCGCATCGTGGTGCTGCTGGCCCAGCGTGCTCGGCTGGCCCGGGAGGCGGCCCGGCTCAAACAAAGCCCGGCCCAGATTGAGGCCAGAGATCGCCAGGAGCAAATTATCCACCAGGTGCGCTACATGGCCGAGCACCAGGGCATCTCGCCCGGTATGGCCGAGCGGATTTACCGCACCATCCTGGCTGAGTTTGTGGCTATGGAAAAGCGGGAGGCGGGGCTGTGA